From the Chloroflexota bacterium genome, the window TTGCGCCAGCTGCCGCAGATTCAGGTTGTTGACTTCCTCGATCAGCTCTATATATTCTCCGGGAAAAGCTCCTACACCTGTGAAGGCCCCGGCGATGCCACCAGCGATAGCCCCAATAGTGTCACAGTCACCACCCATATTCGCCGCATATAGAACAGTCTTCAGCGGGTCCCCCTCGGCCAACACGAATAGACCCAGGGCCGCCGGCACCGTCTCGGCTATGGCTACCGTTGCTCCAATATAGTCATAGAGGTCGGCGTAGGCTTCCCCTGGTGATGACCCTCGCCTGGCTATCCGCACAGCCCAATCTATGCGCTTATCTATAGCCGGACCCGGCACTTCCCTACCCCGCTCCCTACCCAAAATCGCCCCCTCCTTGCTGGCGGCTACGACCCCATCCACACTTCCCTCGCCACCCAGGCAACTGGCGATAGCACAGGCGATGGCCGCAGCGCCGGAGATGGCCAGACTCGTGCCATGGGTTGGCAAACAGGCGATCTCTGTGTCAGCCACAACGCCAGGAATATCCCCTGGATGGATGATCCCGATGGGGCTGATCCGCATCGCTGCCCCATTGGTATCACCGTACTGTCCGGCCTGCTGGCAAGGGACACCCTGAAGCAATAGAGAGAGGGCCCGCTTTGAGCTGGGGCCAAGCAGATCTGTTTCCAGGGCCCTATTATCTATAGCCCACTGCACTAAGGCCGCCGCCACGGCCTCGGCGACTACTGCTCCCCTCTCAATGATCGCCTTGGCCAAACAGAGCGTCTGTTGGGTATCATCAGTCACTTGACCAGCCCTCAGCCCAGCGTGGATGGGATGATCCGCTGGACCGGGTAGAAACCCCTCGATTCGGCCAAAACGCTCCTTTATCTGTCTTGGCGTCCAAAGGGAGGAGGGCATCCCCATCGCATCACCCAGAGCCACCCCCATCAGACAACCGTAAGCTTTATTCAAAAGATCACTCATCTCCAATCTCCACTATCTCAAAATATAGAACCGATGATACGCAGCGGTGCACGACTTGCTCTCCTTAGCCAGGAAAGGTCCTTCTCGGACAAGGCCACAAGGACACAGGTACTGGGCCCGGCCGATTTCTGAAGATCAACCGCCGCCGGCTCAACTAGCTGCAAACAGCATCCGGCCGTCCCAGCCATGATTGTTGCCTCATATTTTAGGCCATGGGATCCCACTGGCAATACATCATGAATGCGCCTGGAATGGCTAAGCCATCTCACCAGGGGCAGGGCAACAATCTCTGGATCATCGAAAGAGACCTTATCTTGAGGGCCAGACTTGGGCAAGCCGATACAGGCGACAATATCACCGACCTGTGCTCCGCCTGGCTTGAGATCCCTCTCCCGCGCCAAACCAATCACCGTTACCCCTAGTCCTGTTTGGCTGGTAGGCACATTGTCTTCCGTGCTTCCCGTTATTACCACTTGAGGATCCAGTCCCAGACCGGCCACCTCCGCCCTTATACCCGCGATGATTTCCAGGCCGGTGGGATCCATCTCCACGCTCAGGGTATCAATCACGATCAGCGGCATGGCGCCGCTGGCTAAGACCTCCATTAGAGCTACCCTGGCCCCCGCCCGTCCCAACGAGAAGCCAGGAACCTTAACTACATCATTTTCCTTCGGTCCAATCCCACCATCAGAATCACAACCGATAACCAGATAAAAGTCTTTGAACAGATTGACCAGAGTGAGGTCGCGCTGTCGCCGTGGTAACAATGGCCCACCAACCCCGCCGCCCGCTGTCTTCAACAAACGATATGCCCGTAGCAGCTCGGCATAGGAATTTATCGGCCAGCGTTTCACCTCAGCCAACCTCTAAGGCGTTCCCCACGATGTTGCCCTCGGATTGAGCCGGGGCTGGGATGCCCAAAAGATAGGCGATCGTCGGCGCCACGTCTACAGTCCAGGGCGGCACAGGCAGCCGATAGCCTCGCTTTATCCCCGGCCCAGCCATCACCAGGACCGCTCGTACCGAACAACCACTGATCTCTGCGTTTGGCAAGTAGCAGTCGTGTATGCCTTGCAAATAGACACCCCGGACGGCCCATATCCCTTCGTACACAGTCTCGAAGCCCGTCTCCGGGATCAGTGATGGGTCGATAGGACCGGCGGAGAAGATGGTACGTTTATTTGAGTAGCCAGCAGCGAAATAGTAAACGATGTCGCCGACCCTGTCTCCCCACTGTCCCAGGAAGCTGGCCTCCTCCGTGCGCAGGGCCAGTACCACCGGACACTCCCCCGTCTCCGGGTCCCGCATCGAGTAAAGAGCCTTTATGGCCTCGGTGCGCACTCTTTCGTACTCCTCGCCAGGCCCCACGATGCCCTGCGGCTCTCGCCCCTTGAGGTTCACCCAGATGTTCATAGCCAGAGGAAAATCGCCGAGGATAACCTTGCTCTTCTCCCAATCCAGCACCAGGCGCCCAGCCTCATCTTTCTTGTAGGACAAAAGACCAGCCTCCATAAGGGCTTTTCCTGCCCAGACCGTCTTCAGCGTGGGTATGCAGCCATGGTCGGAGAGGACCACTTTTAGCGTCTCTTCATCAGCACAGTGACGTAAGATCTCCCCCACCATCTGGTCCAGCACCTTGTACTCCTGGCGAAACCTCTCCCAGGCCTCCTCCGCCCTTTGGGGATCGTAAAGGGCCCAATCAGGACAGATCTCATTCTGGGTCTCGTGGTAGAGGCCGTCCGGGGCGTGAAGCTGGACAATGAGGAGGTCCCAGGGATACTTCTGGGCCAGATAACGCGTCATCGCCGCTATCCCCGCCGCCTGATGGGGGATCGACGTGGGCTCATATACCGGGCAGATGACCGGCACCTTCTGGGTCAACTCCTCCTCTTCCCCTGCCCGCTCACCACTCTCCAGGGCCAGCATCTCCTCAATCAACTCCTCC encodes:
- a CDS encoding ADP-ribosylglycohydrolase family protein gives rise to the protein MSDLLNKAYGCLMGVALGDAMGMPSSLWTPRQIKERFGRIEGFLPGPADHPIHAGLRAGQVTDDTQQTLCLAKAIIERGAVVAEAVAAALVQWAIDNRALETDLLGPSSKRALSLLLQGVPCQQAGQYGDTNGAAMRISPIGIIHPGDIPGVVADTEIACLPTHGTSLAISGAAAIACAIASCLGGEGSVDGVVAASKEGAILGRERGREVPGPAIDKRIDWAVRIARRGSSPGEAYADLYDYIGATVAIAETVPAALGLFVLAEGDPLKTVLYAANMGGDCDTIGAIAGGIAGAFTGVGAFPGEYIELIEEVNNLNLRQLAQQLLALTT
- a CDS encoding alkaline phosphatase family protein, encoding MNSKRVKKVILIGLDALMPEMVEKFVAEGNMPAIKRLMAEGVYSPMYSSPPVDTPTNWTSLATGAWTGTHGNNTFGVHLPGEPFDQPRNFSENLFPKFPNRAKNNLNQLSRAEYIWQAAEQAGKRCILVNYPGGWPPNIKKGIVVDGSGPYSSVLSRLSHPNRYIAGGDEVQGPMPLVSVPLGLGDNPRGPIPLSLGPAAGWRNLPPFSRPPLEGELVVPRSVGFWADKDGRWRVGDASSSEKLVYHLLLLGAQGGGYDRVLISREKDAKEALCVLKVGEWSGWLRADFETPYAPVRGKFKIHLEELSSDGRRVSLQRTVIFNSEGWAYPEGVGEELIEEMLALESGERAGEEEELTQKVPVICPVYEPTSIPHQAAGIAAMTRYLAQKYPWDLLIVQLHAPDGLYHETQNEICPDWALYDPQRAEEAWERFRQEYKVLDQMVGEILRHCADEETLKVVLSDHGCIPTLKTVWAGKALMEAGLLSYKKDEAGRLVLDWEKSKVILGDFPLAMNIWVNLKGREPQGIVGPGEEYERVRTEAIKALYSMRDPETGECPVVLALRTEEASFLGQWGDRVGDIVYYFAAGYSNKRTIFSAGPIDPSLIPETGFETVYEGIWAVRGVYLQGIHDCYLPNAEISGCSVRAVLVMAGPGIKRGYRLPVPPWTVDVAPTIAYLLGIPAPAQSEGNIVGNALEVG